The genomic DNA CACCGCTGAAGGTCCCGTTGTCCGGGGCAACGGCGCCGATCAGTCCGGCGATCGCCGTACCGTGGCCGTCGCAGTCCTGCGTACCGTCCCCGGACGAGACGTAGTCACCGCCGGCGACCAGGCGGGGGAGCAGTCGGTGCCGGGCCACGCCGGTGTCGATCACTGCCACCAGCTGTCCGCTGCCGCGGGAAAGCGGCCACACCGCAGCAAGATTGAGCATGTCGGGTTGGTCTGCGGGACGGGCATCAGCCGGCTTCGCCGTCGCACACCGGTCCGATTGTTCGGTCCTACCGGGCGGCGCCGGGGCCGCGGGTCCGGGAAGTTGGCTGTGATCAACCGGTTTCGGCGCGATGGCATGTGCGCACGGAGCGGCCGACGCGATGGTGATCGTCAAGGCGACAGCGATGACCCGTCGCAGGGCGCTCACAGGCCACGCGCCAGGCGGAAAACATCTGCGGTCCAGAGTGCGCATGCCGGCACGGCGACCAGTGCCACGTATTCGAGATGTACAAAGCCTCGGCCCACCGTGGCACTCACCCGTCCGATCCGCTGAGCGCCCAGCACCACCGCGATGACGCCGCCGCCGAGCCAGGCGGCCCAGCCGGGGAATGCCATCGCGGTGACGACCAAAGCCGCAGTGGTACAGACCATTCCCGCGACCATGACCGCCCACCGCCGTGCCGGATGCCGATAGGACGGTGCCCGCAGCGCAATCGCGGCCGTCGCCACCCAGATGAACACCACCGTCGAGGTCCGGGACTCATGGACGGCGCCCATTGCAACCACGACGGCGCCGGCCGCCGCGGCAGCGGCCGCGCCCACGACCATCGCCGTGAGCACCCGCTGCGCCAGCTCGATCCGTTGCGGATCGCCGTCGGTGACCGTCGCCGAGCGCGGCGTGAGTCCCGCGACGGTGACAGCGCACCGCGGCGCGGCCGACAGCACCACAAATGCCGCCACGGTGGTGGCCACCCCGGTACTGGCCAGCGCCACCGACCACGTGCTCGCCGCAACGGTCGCCACCATTGTCGGCATCGTAAAGGCCACGGCCGCAACGGATACGGGAAGCACACCGATCCGTAGCAGAACGAGGGCCACCGCGAACGCCGTCGCCGATCCGAGCAGGACGTTGGGCGCCGCCGGGCCACCCGGTACGGCCGAGAAACCCGCCGCGAAAGCGAGCACGACGGCGGCGGCCGGCCACGCCGCCCGGCCGGACCGCCATGACATCGCCACTGCAGCCAGCGCACCACCGCAACCGACAGTGGCTGCCGTGAAGTGGTCGCCGCGCGCAGCAGACCAGAGCAGTAGCACGGACGCGGCGGTCACCGCCCACAGACAGAGCACGGGCCCGACCAGATGGCCGGTGGCATCGCGAGGCGCCTGGTCGGCGGCCATGGTCGCCGTGTGCCTCCGGAGCGTGCCGAACTCCGGCACCGTGCTTCGCCGCAGCTCCAGGATGTCACCGTCGTGAACTCCGTTTTGCCGCAACGATAATGACCCGTCGATCGGATCCCCGGCAGCCCGGCTCAGGTGCCAACTCACGCCTTCCGGCGCGCGCGCATGTGCCAGCGCCACGATGTCAGGGAGCAACGCGTCCACCGCGGCGCCCGCAGGCAGCACCAGATCGGTGGTGTCGCTGGTGCGTTCACTGTCGGTCCGTACGGATAGCCGACACACTGCTTCAGACATCGCGCCCCCCGGATCGACATGCCGATCTCACCGTAACCGCGAATCGGGTCCCTACCCGACACGAAAATCGATGGAACCGAACGGTGTCGGGGTACGTCTGATAGTTCGATGGAATTCACCAGAGTCGCACGATCTCCCGTAGTCCCAGTGGATGCGGAAGACATCGAGGTCCGGACACCACCACAGGTGCCGCGATTGTCGTCGGGCAACGTCGTCACCCGAGTCGCACCCGTGCTCATGCTGTTGGCGATGGCCGGCATGATGGTGTTCTACTTCCGTTCGGGTTCGGCCACCGGCCGGAATCCGATGTTCCTACTGTTTCCGGCGATGATGGTGCTGTCGCTGGTCGGCAGCACTGTCCTCGGGTCGCGCGGTGCGCGCCGGGCAGGTGAGATCGACGCAGATCGGCGTGAGTACCTGGTGTATCTCGACGCGATCGGTGAGTGCGCGGAGCGAACCGCAGCCGAGCAGCATCGGGTACTACATCAGAACCACCCGCCGCCTGACACGCTGTGGACGCTCGCCGGCTCCGAACGGATGTGGCAACGCCGTTGGAACGACGACGATTTCACCGAAATCCGCGTCGGGATCGGGGAACGCCCACTCAACACCAGACTCGTTCCGGTACCCGCCACCGGCGACGGGACGACGGATCCGCTGACCGCCTCGGCACTCGATCGGCTGCTACGAACCGCCGCGACCGTGCCCGATGTCCCGGTGACGGTCGTCGTCAATCGGCTGCGGCGGATCGACGTCGGCGGCGATGATCCACGGGGACAGGCGCGCGCCATGGCGTGCCAGCTGGCTATGTGGCATGGACCCGACCAGCTGAAGATCGCCGCGGTCGCCGGATCGGCCGAGTGGGACTGGCTGAAATGGCTACCGCACCACTATCGCTCGGGCGTGCTCAGCGGGCAGCCGCTGCGGTTTACGGACCTCGGTGCCGTCACTGCCATCGCCGGGTGTCATCTGGTGGTGCTGGTCGACAGTCCGGCGGCCGCCGTCTTCGTGGACACCGACGCGGTGACACTGCTGGTGCTCGGCGCGCCGGGTACGGCGTCGACGCTTCCGCCCTGCTCGACCGCCGACGTGCTCACGGCCGCACAAGCAGAGACCTGCGGACGACGTGTGGCGCGCTACCGCCTGGCCGTCGGTGCGGACAACGCACGCCGACACCATGATCGGACGACGTTCGTCGGCGTGGACGTGGCGGGGGACGGGTGGCCGATTCGTCCGGCCCGGCATCGGCTGCGGGTGCCGATCGGTACCGACGACACCGGTGCGACGGTCGAGCTCGACCTCAAGGAACCGGCCGAGCACGGCATGGGTCCGCACGGCTTGTGCATCGGCGCAACAGGTTCCGGCAAATCCGAGTTCCTGCGCACCCTGACCCTGGGTCTGATCAGCACCCACTCGCCGGACGAGCTCAATCTGATCCTCGTCGACTTCAAAGGCGGTGCAACGTTTCTCGGCTTCGAACAGGCCAACCACGTCGCGGCCGTCATCACCAACTTGGCGCAGGAAGCACATCTGGTCGCCCGGATGCACGACGCCCTCGCCGGCGAGCTGACACGGCGCCAAGGACTGTTGCGGGCGGCCGGGAACCTGTCCGGAATCGGCGACCACCGGCGGGCACGCGCGGCGGGCGCCGACCTGCCACCGCTGCCTGCCCTGTTCATCGTGGTCGATGAGTTCTCCGAATTGCTCAGCCAGCATCCGGATTTCGCGGAGCTGTTCGTCGCCATCGGCCGCCTCGGTCGATCACTGGGCGTTCATCTCCTGCTGGCCAGCCAGCGTCTCGACGAGGGTCGCCTGCGCGGACTGGACACCCACCTCTCGTACCGGGTCTGCCTCAAGACGTTCTCGGCGGCGGAGTCGCGGGCCGTCATCGGGGTCACCGACGCACACGAGCTGCCCGGAACGCCGGGTGCGGGGTTGCTGCGCACCGCAGACGGAAAGCTGGTGCGATTTCACACTGCATTCGTCTCGGGGCCGGTCCCACAGAGCCACGACGAACGCCCGGTTCCGCGCCTGTTCACCGTCGAGGCCCCGGTGGTCACGCCTGACCCGCCGGCCGGGCCGACGCTGATGGACACGACCTTGCGCCGGCTGACCGGTCGCGGTGCGCGCGCTCATCCGGTCTGGCTGCCGCCCCTCACGAATTCGCCCGCGTTGTCCGAGCTGCTGGCGGCCGGCAGCGAAGGCGGTCCGCTGCGGGTCCCGATCGGATTAGTGGACAACCCGTTTCAGCAGCGCCGCGAGCCGCTCGTTGCCGACCTCAGTGGGTCCGGCGGGCACGTGGCCATCGTGGGCGGCCCGCGCTCGGGGAAATCCGTTGCGCTGCAGACGTTGCTACTGGGCCTCGCTGTGACCGCGCCTGCCGACGGCCTCAGCGTCTACGGCCTCGATCTGGGCGACGGTGCGCTGACGGCGTTGCGACAGCACCCGCACGTCGGCACCGTCGCCGGTCGGAACGAGCCGGAGTTATTGCGGCGCATCGTTTCCCAGCTGGCCTCGCTGTGCCGCCGGCGCCAGGACTTCCGGCAGCAGTACGGCCCCGAAGCGCCCTTTCCGGACAGTTACGGTGAGGTCGTCCTGGCCGTCGACGGTTGGGCCACGCTGCGTCGTGAATTCGATGCGCTGGAGGAGCCCATCACCGCCATGGCCGCGCAGGGCCTGTCGGTCGGGATCCACGTGGTGCTGACCGCGAATCGGTGGGCAGAACTGCGGCCGATGCTGAAAGACCACATCGGCACCCGGGTCGAATTGCGGCTCGGTGACCCGAGCGAGTCCGAAATGGACCGCCGCCGTGCCCATCTGCTCACCACCTGCCCGCCCGGCCGGGGCCTCACCAGAGACGGCAAGGAGTTCGTGGTCGCGCGGCCCGAGCTCGACCGGATCGCCACCCATCAGTCCCCGGCGCCCCGGATCGAATTGCTTCCGCAACGCGTGGAATACGCCGCGCTCGCGGCCACCGCCGAACGCCCGCCGCGGTACGTCATCGGCGTATCCGAAGAGGACCTGCAACCGTTCGCCCTGGACATGAGCGTCGATCCATATCTGATCCTGTTGGGCGACACGGCGTGCGGCAAGACCTCGGCGTTGCGGACGCTGTGCCGCGCGATCGTCGACCAGACCGATCCCGCGCAAACCCAGCTGCTGATCGTCGATTTCCGGCGATCGTTATTGGGGGTGGTGGAATCGCCGCACCTGTGCGGCTATGCGATGTCGGCCGTGACGACCGCCGCCGAGCTCGACGCGGCGCTGTCCCTGCTCACCGCCCGGCTGCCGGGCCCTGGCATCACTCAGCGGCAGTTGCGGGACCGGTCCTGGTGGTCCGGTCCCGAAATCCACGTCGTGGTCGACGATTACGACCTGGTCGTGGGCGCCGCGGGAAATCCGTTGGGCCCCTTGCTCGACCTGTTGCCGCACGCCGCGGACATCGGGCTCCACGTCGTGGTCGCCCGCCGCTCCGGTGGTGCCGCACGCGCGATGTTCGACCCGCTGCTGTCGCGCATGCGGGACCTGGGCGCAACGGACATCGTCATGAGCACCAGCCCGGAAGAAGGGCCGCTGCTGGGCGCGGCACGGCCGATGACGCTGCCGCCCGGCCGGGCCGTCGTGGTGCGGCGCGGTCAACCTGACCAGCTGATCCAGATCGGCTGGACCGAGCCGCCATGACGGTTGTGGTGGTCGGACCGAACACGATCCGCGGGCCGGGAGACATCGACGCCGACCTGGTCTCGTCCGCTTTGGAGTGCGTCGACGAACCGCTGGGCCTGCTGCGTGCGGCGGTCCTTCCCGCCCAACGCATCTGGCGCGACGTCATGGCCGCGGCGGCAGGCACCGCGTCGGCCATCACGGTGGTTTGCCCGACATGGTGGTCGCCGGCGAGGATCGAGCGAGTTCGGACGGCGGTCCCCACCAGCGTTTCTCACGTCGTCATAGAGCGCAGAACCGATGCCCTCCGAGCGGCCGGCGGCGAACCCGATTGCGCGGTCGTCGAACTGGGGGAGGACATCGTGACGATCTCCCGTCCCGGGGCGGCCGCGTCCGTCGTGCGACGCACCGACAGCGCCACCGCCGAGGCCGTCATCGCGCGAACCACGTGGCACGGCCACGTGGTGATCGACGCGCCCATCGGCGTTCCCGGCGCTGCGCCCCTGGCCGCCGAAATGCAAGCACTGCTGCAGGATCAGGGCGTCCCGGCACAGATTCTGAGTTGCGACGATCTGCTCGACCAGGCCGACGAGGACAGCACCCGCAGCGCCGCAGCGACCCGTTCCCCGCGGGCGCGCATCGCGACTGCCTTCGCCGCGGCCGTCGCGGTCATCGGCGCTGGGGCACTGGGCCTGTCCAACAGAGACGCCCCAGCGCCGCCCGTCGCCGCGGTCACAGACCCGGAGTTCACGTGGCTCGTGGAAGGCCGGGTGGCGGTGCAGATCCCGGTGCGCTGGACGGTCGACCGGGCGCTTGCGGGCGCGGGATCGGCTCGGCTGCAGATCATTTCGCCCAATGACCACGGGCAGGTCATCCACCTCACGCAATCGGTCGTGCCGCGGGAGCAGACGCTCGACGTGGCGGCAAGGTCGCTGCGGGAGGCTTCGACGAAGCTGCCCGACGGCGTCATCGTGGATTTCGAGGAGGCCGGCGTCAGTGCCGGACGCGCGGCCGTGCGGTACCGCGAGGTGCGCGGCGGGCGGACGGTCGAGTGGTCGGTGCTGCTCGACGGACCGGTCCGGATCGCCGTGGGGTGCCAGGGCGCCGCCGTTCAAGCGGCCTGTGACACCGCGATCCGCTCCGCGCGGCGCACCGATTGAAAAAACCTGGGCGGCAATGGAACCGAATGCCGTCGGCAAACGTCTGAACAATCAAACCCAATGGAGAGGAAATCATGACAGCTCCGGAAAGTGGCGCTCTGACTACAGATTTCGATCTGATGACGGGCATCGCCGGCAAGGTCGATGTCCGCAACGAGGAGATTCGGGCCATGCTCGGCAATTTCATCGGTCAGATGACCGCCATCCCGCCGACGGTGTGGGGCGGCGCCGCGGCGACCAGATTCCAGGACGTGGTGAACCGGTGGAACGGCGAATCGATGAAACTGCATGCGTCACTGCAACGTATCGCCGAGACCATCCGGGCCAACGCGGCGGTGCTGAGCCAGGCCGCTGACGACCATGCCCAGCGCATCGGCGCCGCCGGCCACGCGATCTGACGGGACAACGCACATGCAACCGGCACTGTCGTACCACTTCGGCGAGATCGAGTTCGCCGTCCGCCAACAAATCCATGCCACCTCGGCACGGATGAACACGTCGCTGGAAGAGCTCCGGCACCTGGTGGCGCCACTGCAGCAGACCTGGACCCGGGATGCGGCCGAGGCGTTCCAGGCCGAACAGGCCCGCTGGAATCAGTCGGCGGCCGCGCTCAACGACATCCTGCACAGCCTCGGCAACGCCGTCCGC from Mycolicibacterium phocaicum includes the following:
- the eccD gene encoding type VII secretion integral membrane protein EccD — its product is MSEAVCRLSVRTDSERTSDTTDLVLPAGAAVDALLPDIVALAHARAPEGVSWHLSRAAGDPIDGSLSLRQNGVHDGDILELRRSTVPEFGTLRRHTATMAADQAPRDATGHLVGPVLCLWAVTAASVLLLWSAARGDHFTAATVGCGGALAAVAMSWRSGRAAWPAAAVVLAFAAGFSAVPGGPAAPNVLLGSATAFAVALVLLRIGVLPVSVAAVAFTMPTMVATVAASTWSVALASTGVATTVAAFVVLSAAPRCAVTVAGLTPRSATVTDGDPQRIELAQRVLTAMVVGAAAAAAAGAVVVAMGAVHESRTSTVVFIWVATAAIALRAPSYRHPARRWAVMVAGMVCTTAALVVTAMAFPGWAAWLGGGVIAVVLGAQRIGRVSATVGRGFVHLEYVALVAVPACALWTADVFRLARGL
- the eccCb gene encoding type VII secretion protein EccCb yields the protein MEFTRVARSPVVPVDAEDIEVRTPPQVPRLSSGNVVTRVAPVLMLLAMAGMMVFYFRSGSATGRNPMFLLFPAMMVLSLVGSTVLGSRGARRAGEIDADRREYLVYLDAIGECAERTAAEQHRVLHQNHPPPDTLWTLAGSERMWQRRWNDDDFTEIRVGIGERPLNTRLVPVPATGDGTTDPLTASALDRLLRTAATVPDVPVTVVVNRLRRIDVGGDDPRGQARAMACQLAMWHGPDQLKIAAVAGSAEWDWLKWLPHHYRSGVLSGQPLRFTDLGAVTAIAGCHLVVLVDSPAAAVFVDTDAVTLLVLGAPGTASTLPPCSTADVLTAAQAETCGRRVARYRLAVGADNARRHHDRTTFVGVDVAGDGWPIRPARHRLRVPIGTDDTGATVELDLKEPAEHGMGPHGLCIGATGSGKSEFLRTLTLGLISTHSPDELNLILVDFKGGATFLGFEQANHVAAVITNLAQEAHLVARMHDALAGELTRRQGLLRAAGNLSGIGDHRRARAAGADLPPLPALFIVVDEFSELLSQHPDFAELFVAIGRLGRSLGVHLLLASQRLDEGRLRGLDTHLSYRVCLKTFSAAESRAVIGVTDAHELPGTPGAGLLRTADGKLVRFHTAFVSGPVPQSHDERPVPRLFTVEAPVVTPDPPAGPTLMDTTLRRLTGRGARAHPVWLPPLTNSPALSELLAAGSEGGPLRVPIGLVDNPFQQRREPLVADLSGSGGHVAIVGGPRSGKSVALQTLLLGLAVTAPADGLSVYGLDLGDGALTALRQHPHVGTVAGRNEPELLRRIVSQLASLCRRRQDFRQQYGPEAPFPDSYGEVVLAVDGWATLRREFDALEEPITAMAAQGLSVGIHVVLTANRWAELRPMLKDHIGTRVELRLGDPSESEMDRRRAHLLTTCPPGRGLTRDGKEFVVARPELDRIATHQSPAPRIELLPQRVEYAALAATAERPPRYVIGVSEEDLQPFALDMSVDPYLILLGDTACGKTSALRTLCRAIVDQTDPAQTQLLIVDFRRSLLGVVESPHLCGYAMSAVTTAAELDAALSLLTARLPGPGITQRQLRDRSWWSGPEIHVVVDDYDLVVGAAGNPLGPLLDLLPHAADIGLHVVVARRSGGAARAMFDPLLSRMRDLGATDIVMSTSPEEGPLLGAARPMTLPPGRAVVVRRGQPDQLIQIGWTEPP
- a CDS encoding type VII secretion-associated protein, with product MTVVVVGPNTIRGPGDIDADLVSSALECVDEPLGLLRAAVLPAQRIWRDVMAAAAGTASAITVVCPTWWSPARIERVRTAVPTSVSHVVIERRTDALRAAGGEPDCAVVELGEDIVTISRPGAAASVVRRTDSATAEAVIARTTWHGHVVIDAPIGVPGAAPLAAEMQALLQDQGVPAQILSCDDLLDQADEDSTRSAAATRSPRARIATAFAAAVAVIGAGALGLSNRDAPAPPVAAVTDPEFTWLVEGRVAVQIPVRWTVDRALAGAGSARLQIISPNDHGQVIHLTQSVVPREQTLDVAARSLREASTKLPDGVIVDFEEAGVSAGRAAVRYREVRGGRTVEWSVLLDGPVRIAVGCQGAAVQAACDTAIRSARRTD
- a CDS encoding WXG100 family type VII secretion target — encoded protein: MTAPESGALTTDFDLMTGIAGKVDVRNEEIRAMLGNFIGQMTAIPPTVWGGAAATRFQDVVNRWNGESMKLHASLQRIAETIRANAAVLSQAADDHAQRIGAAGHAI
- a CDS encoding WXG100 family type VII secretion target, with translation MQPALSYHFGEIEFAVRQQIHATSARMNTSLEELRHLVAPLQQTWTRDAAEAFQAEQARWNQSAAALNDILHSLGNAVRDGADDIAATDRRAAGDWVF